The proteins below come from a single Halothiobacillus neapolitanus c2 genomic window:
- the fliD gene encoding flagellar filament capping protein FliD, which produces MSTTVSTTSSTSPSGISFSGLGSGLDIQGIVTQLVNAEGAPQQQILTNRQTAFNTTLSALGQLKSSLSSIQTAVDAFQNLDTFRTRTATVSNSSILSASAIPGTALGTYQVEVDQLATAQKMASAGYASATSTVGSGTLNFTVGSGSFSVSVAATDTLTNIRDNINAATGNTGVQASIINVDNGSGGTVSKLVMTALNTGTSNGFTVTAVDSDGNNTDAVGLSALASNNLTQISAAQDSIIKIDGMQVTSASNSVSTAVTGLTLNLTQAQVGTSVAVTVGTDNSPITTALQTLVTNYNKYQSTNASLTSYDQTANQAGALLGDVTATGVNNALRSLMGQNYTTGSTTIQNLADIGIQVDKNGVMSLDTTKLNQALAADPNVVKTLLTDPTNGVSAKVDSVLNPYLQYNGVFDSRTASINSQLKTITTQQADLQARLNQYQTSLMAQFTAMDSYVAQMNQSMSFLSKLN; this is translated from the coding sequence ATGTCTACTACGGTATCTACCACGAGTTCGACCTCCCCAAGTGGAATTTCCTTTTCCGGACTGGGTTCGGGTTTGGATATTCAGGGCATCGTCACACAATTGGTGAATGCTGAGGGAGCACCCCAGCAGCAAATTCTCACGAATCGGCAAACAGCCTTCAATACGACTTTGTCGGCACTCGGTCAGCTTAAGAGTAGTTTGTCGAGTATCCAGACGGCGGTTGACGCATTTCAAAATCTGGATACTTTCCGGACACGGACGGCGACAGTTTCCAATAGCAGTATTTTGAGTGCTTCTGCTATTCCCGGAACGGCGCTAGGGACTTATCAGGTTGAAGTGGATCAATTGGCCACAGCACAGAAGATGGCTTCGGCTGGTTATGCTTCGGCAACGAGTACTGTGGGATCCGGGACACTTAACTTTACTGTCGGTAGTGGCTCATTCTCTGTCAGTGTTGCGGCCACCGATACCCTCACGAATATTCGGGATAACATCAATGCTGCCACTGGCAACACGGGTGTGCAGGCGTCAATCATCAATGTGGATAATGGCAGTGGCGGAACAGTTTCTAAGTTGGTGATGACCGCGCTGAATACGGGCACGAGTAATGGCTTCACGGTTACCGCAGTGGATTCTGATGGCAATAACACGGATGCCGTCGGATTATCTGCTCTTGCATCCAACAACCTGACGCAAATTAGTGCGGCTCAAGATTCCATCATTAAAATCGATGGTATGCAGGTAACCAGTGCATCCAATAGTGTGAGTACGGCCGTTACCGGTTTGACTTTGAATCTCACGCAGGCTCAAGTGGGTACCAGCGTGGCGGTGACGGTGGGGACGGACAACAGCCCCATCACCACCGCGTTACAGACGTTGGTGACCAATTACAACAAATATCAGTCAACCAATGCCAGTCTGACCTCTTATGATCAGACCGCTAATCAGGCTGGGGCGTTGTTGGGCGATGTGACAGCCACTGGGGTCAACAATGCCTTGCGTTCACTGATGGGGCAGAATTACACAACGGGCAGCACTACCATTCAAAACCTGGCGGATATCGGCATTCAAGTGGACAAGAATGGAGTGATGTCGCTGGATACCACCAAGTTGAATCAAGCTCTTGCCGCTGATCCTAATGTGGTCAAGACGTTGCTGACCGACCCAACGAATGGTGTGAGTGCCAAAGTAGACAGCGTGCTCAATCCTTATTTGCAATATAACGGCGTCTTTGATTCCCGCACGGCAAGCATCAATAGCCAATTGAAAACAATCACGACGCAGCAGGCTGATCTACAAGCTCGCTTGAATCAGTATCAGACATCGTTGATGGCACAATTCACCGCGATGGATTCTTATGTTGCTCAGATGAATCAATCGATGAGTTTTCTGTCGAAACTGAACTGA